GTGGCGCATAATGGACGGTTACGGAAATATTTCCACCTAACACCTATTGGCACAGCTGCGATTGACCAGTTTTTAAAGGAATGGACACAAGTAACGACAATCTATGAGTATATTAAAGGAGAAGCATCATGACTAAAAATGAGTTTATCAAAGATTTAGCGGCCGCTTTAACGCGCTATGGCGTGAGCGATGCTGCCAACACGATTGATTATTACGATGAATTGATTGATGACCACATTGAAGGCGGGGAAACTGAAGGCGCCGTGATAGCTAGTTTAGAGACCCCCAATCAAATCGCCGCTCAATTGGCGGATCAGTTTCAACCAACACAGGTTCAACGGCAAAAAATGTCACCGTTAGTATTAATAATGTTAGTCGTATTGTTGGTGTTGGGCTCGCCACTTTGGGGTAGTTTGTTATTAACCGCAATTGTTTTACTCGCGGTGGGTTATTTATTGCTATGGATTGGGCCTTTGATCGGTGGGACACTAGCAATCGCTGGCATTGTGGGCGGTGGCGTTAGTTTAATCTTCTCCTGCTTTGTCGCTTTAAGCGAGGGCGCCGTAGTTGGCTTGATGCAACTGGGCATAAGTTTTGTGATGGTGGGTGTTGGCATCCTAATCGGTGGGATAACCTGGTATTTTTCAAAATATATTGTGCAGTTTTCAATCGGCTTAACACGGTGGTTGATTCGAAAAAGTCAAAGACAATCAAAGGTGGTGGCTTAAATGCTCACAAAAATTAGAATGAATTGGTTTAAGATTAGTTTAGTGATGATCGTCATCGGCCTTTTAATCATGGGTGTGAGCTATACGCTAAGTGGCTTTGATGGTGGTCTTTTTCAAGAACAAGGCAGTCATGATTGGTTTAGAACGTTTAATTTTTAAGATTGCAAAAAAGGCACGCCCTACAAAATTTTGTAGGACGTGCCTTTTTAAATCCTTATTTGACCAGCAAAACGTTAGCCTTAGCGTGGCTGCTGACATATTGGGCGACAGAACCAACCATCATTCGTTCGATAGCCCCTTTACCGGTAATACCTAAGACGATCAGGTCAATTCCAAATTCTTCGGGGATGCGAATCGCAATTTCTTTTTTAGGAGAAGCGACTTCTAAAATGGGGGTTACCTTTTCAAGGCCATGGTTGTGCGCGTAACGCACGTTAGCAGCTAGTTGGGATTTTACCCGATCTTTCTCTAAAGCGGTCACCTTGGCGTACATACTTGCATCTGGTGAAACGAAAATATCATTCGGGACAATTCGCGCGACAAATAGTTCAGCGTCGTTGCGCTTGGCAATTTCAACAGCTTCCATAAAAGCTTTATTGGCAAGCTCGGAACCATCGACACCGACTAGGATTTTTTGATAAGTCGTTAACATAAGACAACATCCTTTCTAGGTAACTTATTGTTAAGATAAGTATATTAGGCCGGCGCGCTTTAAACAATTTAAACGCTTACAGAAATATGTGTGGTTCTTGGGTGGCAAGAATATTTTAACGCACAAAAAAATAGATGAGAACGTTGATTTAACAACGTTCTCATCTATCAAGATTGTCTCGGATGACGCCAAAATGTCACAGGCGAGATTCGAACTCGCGACCTACGGTTTAGAAGACCGTTGCTCTATCCAGCTGAGCTACTATGACAAAAAGATTGGTTATTGCTTTTAGATTATCAAGCAACATGCTATATTATAAGCAATTGAAGTATCTGATGTCAATTGAAATTCGTAGAAATGGGGTAAAAAAATGAAATTAAATCAGTTTGCACGGTTAACCACCACTTATTCGGAACAAATAAAGGCCTTACAACGGATTAAGCTCCTTGATGAAGGCTATGAAGCACTATCAGTTCAAACTTTAGCACAACAAATATTCGCACGGTTCTTCCCAGAGGCCCATTCAAAAACGGCTCAACATGAACAGATGCAAAAAATTCAAGCGACGGCTAGTTTAAATTTAGCGGATTATTTGGCAAGCATCTCAACTTCATTTGATCAACGAACATTTTATAATATTGCATTGCAATTGCTAGGGTTTAAGGTGGCCACTGATTTTCAATTTAATCATCCCCGGCGATTCATGGCAAAAGTTGGCATACCATATGTTGATCAACCAGTCTTAACCCAACAACTCTTTTTAGAAGCTGTTTACCTCTTATTAACAACCCGTAGTCAAAACGGCATGCTTTATTTAGATTGCTTGGCTAATCGCGGCTTCTTTGCGCACTGGCAAAAAGCAGCTGCACCGGCGTTCTTAATTTTTAATGGTAAAACCCAACCCGTGTTTGATACACAACACTTTATTCGTGAAGTGGTTTATGTTGAATCCAGTTTGGATACCGATTTGGACGGGCACCTTGACTTGCTTGAAACGACAATCTTTAGACCTAAAGAAACGGAACAAGGCTTACGTGTCCCTGTTTTATACACGGCTAGTCCTTATTATAAGGGGACTAACGATGTTGATGCTGATTTGCATAACGTCGATGTGCCAATTGAACCTAAAGCGGCTATCCAACCCCACTTGACGGATTTGAAGACCGAGGGCCAACAAGCTATACCGGCCGCTAGAGAACCACTTGGAGAAACAACTGAAACGGAATTAGAAGCCGCTGATGATAGTAACTACCTGTTAAATGATTATTTCTTAGCACGGGGGTTTGCAACGGTTTATGCCGGTGGTATCGGGACCCGGGGTTCAGATGGCATGCGGACGTGTGGTTCACCAGAAGAAACAGCCTCTACCACTGCGATTATTGAATGGTTAGCGGGTAATCGGCGGGCTTATACTAACAAAACAGATCGGATTGAAATTAAGGCTTGGTGGTGCAATCAAAAAGTCGCCATGACTGGGAAGTCTTATCTAGGCACTTTGGCGACTGCCGCTGCGACAACTGGTGTCGAGGGGTTGAAGACGGTTATCGCCGAAGCCGCCATCTCCAGTTGGTATGATTACTACCGTGAAAACGGCTTGGTAGTGGCCCCGGTTGATTGCCAAGGTGAAGATGCAGATGTTTTAGCAAAACTCTGTCAAACTAGACAGATGGATGCGGCAGATCACGCTAAATCCGGCGCACTTTTTGAAGAGCAGTTAGCAGCTTTACGAGAAGGCCAAGATCGGATCACAGGGAATTACAACGCCTTTTGGGCGGCAC
This DNA window, taken from Latilactobacillus sakei, encodes the following:
- a CDS encoding Xaa-Pro dipeptidyl-peptidase, encoding MKLNQFARLTTTYSEQIKALQRIKLLDEGYEALSVQTLAQQIFARFFPEAHSKTAQHEQMQKIQATASLNLADYLASISTSFDQRTFYNIALQLLGFKVATDFQFNHPRRFMAKVGIPYVDQPVLTQQLFLEAVYLLLTTRSQNGMLYLDCLANRGFFAHWQKAAAPAFLIFNGKTQPVFDTQHFIREVVYVESSLDTDLDGHLDLLETTIFRPKETEQGLRVPVLYTASPYYKGTNDVDADLHNVDVPIEPKAAIQPHLTDLKTEGQQAIPAAREPLGETTETELEAADDSNYLLNDYFLARGFATVYAGGIGTRGSDGMRTCGSPEETASTTAIIEWLAGNRRAYTNKTDRIEIKAWWCNQKVAMTGKSYLGTLATAAATTGVEGLKTVIAEAAISSWYDYYRENGLVVAPVDCQGEDADVLAKLCQTRQMDAADHAKSGALFEEQLAALREGQDRITGNYNAFWAARNYRDNVQKINCDVVLVHGLNDWNVKLQNAGALWDDLRQLPIEKKIFLHQGQHIYMNNIQSIDFTDMMNLWLSYQLLDIDNHAPEVLPTVTIQDNTQEATWHTQDDWLNPKNPRQTYFLNDQEHLDLDQKSTTAVANFVDDGVALFKKQHLSEAIWQDQLLAPQSDFAQNRLLMLSPAQSKQLVIDGRVQLKTKVAVNANRGLLSVMLVDYGLFSRLGTAPAVLAAKGQQLGYHWRYDDLKEFKLGPLSPYQLITKGHLNLQNRHNSYQTETVNADTFYEVQLDLQPTHYHLAAGHQLGLVIYATDMGMTLREEQQNQYQVDLSASRLVIPTLD
- a CDS encoding universal stress protein, whose protein sequence is MLTTYQKILVGVDGSELANKAFMEAVEIAKRNDAELFVARIVPNDIFVSPDASMYAKVTALEKDRVKSQLAANVRYAHNHGLEKVTPILEVASPKKEIAIRIPEEFGIDLIVLGITGKGAIERMMVGSVAQYVSSHAKANVLLVK